A single region of the Syntrophotaleaceae bacterium genome encodes:
- a CDS encoding AAA family ATPase — protein MSYAVHFGFEREPFSNAPDARFYFDSEQHRQALLRLMYAVDSNKGLAVLVGAIGTGKTTLARRMLDCLPDDRYESSLLVMVHSGITPEWILTRIAMQLGVQSPAADRLSLLKQLYSRLLEIEESGRKAVVLIDEAQMLQTRELMEEFRGLLNLEIPGKKLLNIVFFGLPEVEDCLRLDEPLAQRVAVKYHLHSFPVEATQGYIRHRLQVAGATRQIFRDEAISAIHRYSGGVPRLINTLCDNSLFEAYVRKLDEVSSNIVHSVAGDFGLLEEPLKDIAQSEKKGELEEIESLLASLEQKF, from the coding sequence ATGAGCTACGCCGTACATTTCGGATTTGAGAGGGAGCCGTTCTCCAACGCGCCTGATGCCCGCTTCTATTTCGACAGCGAACAGCACAGGCAGGCGCTGCTGCGCCTCATGTATGCCGTCGATTCCAATAAGGGGCTGGCGGTTCTGGTGGGCGCCATCGGCACCGGCAAGACCACCCTGGCGCGCCGGATGCTCGATTGTCTGCCCGACGACCGCTACGAATCATCGCTTCTGGTCATGGTGCACTCGGGGATCACCCCCGAATGGATTCTGACCAGAATCGCCATGCAGCTCGGGGTTCAAAGTCCGGCTGCCGACCGCCTCTCACTGCTGAAGCAACTCTACTCGCGACTGCTCGAGATCGAGGAATCGGGCAGGAAGGCTGTCGTGCTGATCGACGAAGCCCAGATGCTGCAAACCCGGGAGCTGATGGAAGAATTCCGCGGTTTGCTCAATCTTGAGATCCCCGGCAAAAAGCTGCTCAATATCGTATTCTTCGGGCTGCCCGAGGTGGAGGATTGCCTGCGGCTGGACGAACCTCTGGCCCAGCGGGTGGCTGTGAAATACCACCTGCATTCTTTTCCCGTCGAGGCCACCCAGGGATATATCCGCCATCGACTTCAGGTCGCAGGCGCGACCCGGCAGATTTTTCGGGATGAAGCCATTTCAGCCATTCATCGCTACTCGGGCGGAGTGCCAAGATTGATCAATACCCTCTGTGACAACAGCCTTTTCGAGGCCTACGTGCGTAAGCTCGACGAGGTAAGTTCGAATATTGTCCACAGCGTCGCCGGAGACTTCGGCCTGCTGGAAGAGCCCCTGAAGGATATAGCTCAGTCTGAAAAGAAAGGCGAACTGGAGGAGATCGAAAGCCTCCTCGCTTCCCTTGAACAGAAATTCTGA
- the mutL gene encoding DNA mismatch repair endonuclease MutL: MAQIIHILPERLCNQIAAGEVVERPASVVKELIENSLDAGATSILVEVEQGGKRLVRVTDNGVGMSRDDAFLCLERHATSKLKSEDDLGRLLTLGFRGEALPSIAAVSRMLLRTRAQDSLEAWEIYLEGGQVKRADAAGAPVGTTIEVRNLFYNLPARRKFLRTDETEFGHIADMVGRLALARPPIQFQLIHNGRSVIDVNRQSRLAERFAELLGPALLRDMVPVDRDRNGLRLHGLVSEPTLSRPSANAMYTYINGRHIRDRVVHHAVREGYRNLIMKGRHPVLALFLDMDPSLVDVNVHPTKHEVRFRDQAAIHDFIAESVRDSLASSSRGGRESIRNQLTVSTRPTSDAASPAAFPVNHSPAAPARQEPLVREIDAAYRPARSTAEQHGNAPVGRNLERLEEEGNKGFFGSLEVIGQFHSSYILCQDGSDLVLVDQHAAHERIAFEKLKEQYREAGVQGQQLLFPLVLDFDHREAAVLEQNMPLLEQLGFDLEPFGGPSYALKGAPGILADREGEELLRKVVGELAAYGRSALMEEVVDGLLILMACHRVVRANQLLCQREIEALLNDLDRTEFNAQCPHGRPVFKRITLAEVERMFRRT, translated from the coding sequence TTGGCGCAAATCATCCATATTCTGCCGGAAAGGCTGTGCAACCAGATCGCAGCAGGGGAAGTTGTCGAGCGTCCTGCTTCAGTAGTCAAGGAACTGATCGAGAATTCCCTCGATGCCGGCGCCACCAGTATCCTTGTCGAAGTGGAGCAGGGTGGCAAGCGGCTGGTTCGGGTGACGGACAACGGGGTCGGCATGAGCCGGGACGATGCCTTTCTCTGTCTGGAACGCCATGCGACCAGTAAGCTGAAAAGTGAGGATGATCTCGGTCGCCTGCTGACCCTCGGATTCCGTGGAGAAGCTCTGCCTTCCATCGCCGCCGTTTCCCGGATGCTGCTTCGTACGCGGGCCCAGGATTCCCTCGAGGCCTGGGAAATCTATCTGGAAGGCGGTCAGGTCAAACGGGCGGATGCCGCCGGAGCACCGGTCGGAACCACGATTGAGGTGCGCAATCTCTTTTACAACCTGCCCGCCCGCCGCAAATTTTTGAGAACGGATGAGACCGAGTTCGGCCATATCGCCGATATGGTGGGGCGGCTTGCGCTGGCAAGACCGCCAATCCAGTTTCAGCTGATTCACAATGGTCGCTCGGTGATCGATGTCAACCGTCAGAGCCGATTGGCGGAAAGATTTGCCGAACTGCTCGGCCCCGCCTTGCTCAGGGACATGGTTCCGGTGGACAGGGATCGCAACGGCCTCAGGCTGCACGGACTCGTCTCCGAACCGACCCTGAGCCGGCCTTCGGCCAATGCCATGTATACCTACATAAATGGCCGCCATATCAGGGATCGGGTGGTTCATCATGCGGTCCGCGAAGGATATCGCAATCTGATCATGAAGGGGCGTCACCCTGTACTGGCCCTCTTCCTCGATATGGATCCGTCCCTGGTGGATGTCAATGTCCATCCGACCAAACACGAAGTGCGTTTTCGCGATCAGGCTGCCATTCACGATTTCATTGCAGAAAGCGTCCGGGATTCCCTGGCATCCTCGAGCCGGGGGGGGCGCGAATCCATCAGGAACCAGTTAACGGTTTCGACCCGGCCGACGTCGGATGCAGCTTCTCCGGCAGCTTTTCCCGTCAATCATTCTCCTGCTGCTCCGGCACGGCAGGAACCGCTGGTCAGGGAAATCGATGCGGCGTATCGTCCCGCCCGATCCACCGCGGAACAACATGGAAATGCCCCTGTCGGGCGGAACCTGGAGCGGTTGGAAGAAGAGGGAAACAAAGGCTTTTTCGGATCATTGGAGGTGATCGGTCAGTTCCACAGCAGCTACATTCTTTGTCAGGACGGTAGCGATCTGGTCCTTGTCGACCAGCATGCGGCGCACGAACGCATCGCTTTCGAGAAGCTGAAGGAACAGTATCGGGAAGCTGGAGTCCAAGGGCAGCAACTGCTTTTTCCCCTGGTCCTCGACTTCGATCACCGGGAGGCGGCCGTCCTCGAGCAAAACATGCCCTTGCTGGAGCAGCTCGGCTTCGATCTCGAACCTTTTGGCGGACCATCCTACGCACTGAAAGGGGCGCCGGGGATCCTGGCGGACAGGGAGGGGGAGGAACTGCTGCGCAAAGTCGTCGGGGAACTGGCAGCTTACGGACGAAGCGCCCTGATGGAAGAGGTTGTCGACGGCTTGTTGATTCTGATGGCCTGCCATCGGGTGGTGCGAGCCAATCAGCTTCTGTGTCAGAGGGAGATCGAAGCTCTGTTGAACGACCTCGACCGGACCGAATTCAATGCCCAATGTCCCCACGGGCGCCCCGTCTTCAAGAGGATCACCCTCGCCGAAGTGGAGCGGATGTTCAGGAGGACCTGA
- the miaA gene encoding tRNA (adenosine(37)-N6)-dimethylallyltransferase MiaA → MIVICGPTASGKTGLGLQLADYFDVEIISADSRQVYRGMDIGTAKPEPGELKKVAHHLIDVVDPDEQFTAADFERRGRAAAIGITARNRLPVLLGGTGLYIQTLLHGLVDAPGGDESVRCRWRQIADREGPESLFLRLREIDPPMASRLSPTDLTRIIRALEVHELTGKRLSDLQSDHAGGVSRFRTLKIGLAPERQILYDRIDKRVEEMVDRGLLEETRSLLDQGFHPGLKAMRTIGYREMTEVLLGSLTLDEAVCLIQRNTRRYAKRQITWFGRDEEIIWLDSFAEFAKVLQLIERFIMSR, encoded by the coding sequence ATGATCGTCATCTGCGGTCCCACCGCCTCCGGGAAGACCGGACTGGGGTTGCAGCTTGCCGACTATTTCGATGTCGAGATCATTTCGGCCGACTCCCGCCAGGTTTACCGGGGGATGGATATCGGAACGGCGAAACCGGAACCCGGGGAACTGAAAAAGGTAGCGCATCACCTGATCGATGTGGTCGATCCCGACGAACAGTTTACGGCCGCCGACTTCGAAAGGAGGGGGCGGGCTGCGGCGATCGGAATTACCGCACGCAACCGGCTTCCGGTGCTCCTGGGGGGAACCGGACTCTATATTCAGACACTGCTGCATGGCCTTGTCGATGCTCCCGGCGGCGATGAATCAGTGCGCTGCAGGTGGCGACAGATCGCAGATCGGGAAGGACCGGAGAGCCTTTTCCTCCGCTTGCGGGAGATCGATCCCCCTATGGCTTCGAGGCTGTCGCCGACCGATCTGACGCGCATCATTCGTGCCCTGGAAGTCCATGAACTGACGGGAAAACGCCTGTCAGACCTCCAGTCCGACCATGCCGGCGGGGTTTCCCGCTTCAGGACATTGAAAATCGGACTGGCGCCGGAGCGGCAAATCCTTTATGATCGCATCGATAAACGGGTGGAAGAGATGGTCGATCGCGGTCTCCTTGAGGAAACGCGAAGTCTGCTGGACCAGGGCTTCCATCCCGGCTTGAAGGCGATGCGGACCATCGGATATCGTGAAATGACCGAGGTGCTGCTGGGCTCCCTGACCCTGGATGAGGCTGTTTGCCTGATCCAGAGGAATACCCGACGTTACGCCAAGCGGCAAATCACCTGGTTCGGGCGGGATGAAGAAATTATTTGGCTTGATTCCTTTGCAGAGTTTGCTAAGGTATTGCAGTTGATTGAAAGATTTATAATGTCACGTTAA
- the hfq gene encoding RNA chaperone Hfq produces MSKTPFNIQDQYLNQARKERVRVIVMMMSGDKLEGFIKSFDSFCVLVESNGDLLLYKHAISSITSADGSFRLHGSRE; encoded by the coding sequence ATGTCCAAGACCCCATTTAATATCCAGGATCAATACCTCAATCAGGCTCGCAAAGAGCGGGTCCGTGTAATCGTCATGATGATGTCCGGGGACAAATTGGAGGGTTTCATCAAGTCTTTCGACAGTTTCTGCGTTCTGGTCGAAAGCAACGGAGACCTTCTCCTCTACAAACATGCCATCTCCTCCATCACGTCGGCTGATGGCTCCTTCCGTCTGCATGGCAGCAGGGAATAG
- a CDS encoding CDP-alcohol phosphatidyltransferase family protein — protein MNIPNTLTLLRIFLVPLFLIAVIYREFPLAFGVFLFASATDLLDGFLARRLNQETMLGLYLDPVADKLLIIIGYIVLGFNGLLPSWLAVIVFFKDLFMVIGVVLLALLGAPLKIFPTVWGKVTTSLQLLTLAVVLYHQVFQQAGVLLVPLFSLTGISTAFSGGHYIIKRMGLLPCQNSG, from the coding sequence ATGAACATTCCCAACACGTTAACCCTCCTGCGGATCTTTCTGGTACCCCTGTTTCTCATAGCAGTGATTTACCGGGAGTTTCCTCTTGCGTTCGGGGTTTTCCTGTTCGCTTCAGCAACCGACCTTCTGGACGGCTTTCTCGCCCGTCGCCTGAATCAGGAGACCATGCTCGGGCTGTACCTCGATCCTGTTGCCGATAAACTGCTGATTATCATCGGCTACATCGTTCTGGGTTTCAACGGCCTGCTTCCATCCTGGCTTGCCGTTATTGTCTTCTTCAAAGATCTTTTCATGGTTATCGGAGTGGTGCTGCTGGCTCTGCTCGGCGCGCCGCTGAAGATATTCCCCACCGTATGGGGAAAGGTGACCACCAGTCTTCAACTTCTGACGCTGGCTGTCGTGCTTTATCACCAGGTATTTCAGCAGGCCGGCGTCCTGCTTGTGCCGCTTTTCAGCCTGACCGGTATATCGACCGCCTTTTCCGGCGGACACTACATCATCAAGCGGATGGGTCTGTTGCCCTGCCAGAATTCCGGCTGA
- a CDS encoding tetratricopeptide repeat protein → MRRKDRQAAIGFFREELKVCPGNVEACLLLSETLVENGQTRDAVDVLRQGAAAAEGHPELLFALGDLYFENGQLEQAISCYQAVLDRDPEEVDALVSIGLVHFNLGNLDKSAACYQQALEKDPEYAFALSCLGEVMQARGDKDQARKCYLEALELDPEDAGVHLNLAENYYEAGDLREAARECREAILLDPELGEAYLTLGNIALDLDETREALRHYEKFLACEHSSAAREIREEVAALIQGLKEEL, encoded by the coding sequence TTGAGGCGTAAAGATCGGCAGGCTGCGATCGGTTTCTTCCGTGAGGAGCTGAAAGTGTGCCCCGGGAACGTCGAGGCCTGCCTTCTGCTGAGCGAAACCCTTGTGGAAAATGGCCAGACCAGGGATGCTGTGGATGTTCTGCGCCAGGGAGCGGCTGCTGCGGAAGGTCATCCCGAACTTCTGTTTGCTTTAGGCGATCTCTATTTTGAAAACGGACAGCTGGAGCAGGCAATCAGCTGCTATCAAGCCGTACTGGACCGGGATCCGGAGGAAGTGGACGCTTTGGTCAGTATCGGGCTGGTCCATTTCAACCTGGGAAATCTGGATAAATCTGCCGCCTGCTATCAGCAGGCGCTGGAAAAGGATCCGGAGTACGCTTTCGCCCTGAGCTGCCTGGGTGAGGTCATGCAGGCAAGAGGAGATAAAGATCAGGCCCGGAAGTGTTACCTTGAGGCTCTGGAACTGGATCCCGAGGACGCCGGCGTTCACCTGAATCTGGCCGAAAACTACTATGAAGCCGGCGACCTCAGGGAAGCGGCCCGGGAGTGCCGCGAGGCGATCCTGCTCGATCCCGAGTTGGGCGAGGCATACCTGACCCTCGGCAACATCGCTCTCGATCTGGATGAGACGCGCGAGGCTCTGCGCCACTATGAAAAGTTCCTGGCCTGCGAACATTCCTCTGCGGCCAGGGAAATACGCGAGGAAGTGGCGGCGCTTATTCAGGGTCTGAAGGAAGAACTTTAG
- a CDS encoding PxxKW family cysteine-rich protein has protein sequence MKCETVLPGTECSFWSKQGCVFEGNSCQKVVDECQGCARIVDSAIGQVCSAYPSPAKKWAAGLCNFATHRKVEIVSVEAKVNPLKASKKASGGKKK, from the coding sequence ATGAAGTGTGAAACAGTTCTTCCCGGCACCGAGTGTTCCTTCTGGTCGAAGCAGGGTTGCGTTTTCGAAGGCAACTCCTGTCAGAAGGTCGTCGATGAATGCCAGGGTTGCGCCCGCATCGTCGACAGCGCGATCGGCCAGGTTTGCTCGGCTTACCCTTCCCCCGCCAAGAAGTGGGCTGCCGGTCTTTGCAACTTCGCCACCCATCGGAAAGTTGAAATCGTCAGCGTCGAAGCGAAGGTCAACCCCCTCAAGGCTTCCAAGAAGGCCTCGGGCGGCAAGAAGAAGTAA
- a CDS encoding EVE domain-containing protein has product MKRLNRRFWLMKTEPDCFSLNDLKSSPAGTAPWDGVRNYQARNLLRDEIQVGDGVLFYHSNIPSPAIVGLACIVRRGYPDHTALDPNSRHFDPRATEDNPIWYMVDVKFLAELPVPLTRDLLRVHPSLSGMGVLKKGNRLSVQPVTGEEWQAVLDCGGLEDPLSDQ; this is encoded by the coding sequence ATGAAAAGACTGAACCGGCGTTTCTGGTTGATGAAGACGGAACCGGACTGTTTTTCACTGAACGATCTGAAAAGTTCCCCGGCTGGAACTGCTCCCTGGGACGGGGTACGCAATTATCAGGCCCGCAACCTGCTGCGGGATGAAATCCAGGTCGGAGATGGTGTTCTTTTCTATCACAGCAATATTCCCAGCCCGGCCATTGTCGGCCTGGCCTGCATCGTTCGCCGGGGTTATCCGGATCACACCGCCCTCGATCCCAATTCCCGACACTTCGATCCGAGGGCGACGGAGGATAATCCCATCTGGTATATGGTGGATGTGAAGTTCCTCGCGGAACTGCCTGTACCATTGACCAGGGACCTGCTCCGAGTGCATCCCTCCCTTTCGGGCATGGGAGTCCTGAAAAAAGGCAATCGCCTGTCGGTTCAACCCGTTACCGGGGAGGAATGGCAGGCGGTTCTGGACTGCGGGGGGTTGGAAGACCCCCTCTCTGATCAGTAG
- a CDS encoding AsmA family protein — protein MKQKTRKYLIIALGVVVLAVVALGVLARMLITPERIKTALIPRVEKALNRPVEIGEVDFSFFSGITLRDLTIRERATEDVFLSAGQVSLDYQFWPLLKKRIIVDEVLLRQPHIRVERMADGTFNFSDLRPAAEGSEIEPPPVETDQEQQDIDLVISTVLLRDGVVEWVDHAAGEDEFRYQLQELDLQISDLSLVEEFPWRVEALLGDAPLALSGNANLQDKSVRAQVALAGFDVLPFKPYFGEKFPGQLQSLLLDLKLTLAGTPEIITSEGTIQLKNIGMQLQAMPEAPIKNAELVLGYDLRLNLPQSMVEIPQGRISFNGLPLTLAGSITDLKSAAKVDLDLTLPDVEIQQAVAALPAGLVKPLAGLDPAGTLGASFELAGPLAEGIWETLKNGEIRLKDVRADLAGQRAALSGLLRLQGDDLTGENLAVAIGPNRARFDLQARDFTQKPINMTTALTAERFNIDALLAQKEPDGSKSETKGPAKADTGPGKKQEIGPFDLPIRLSGTAVIDQALYKGLTIQQLRSRYYLRDNILVVEELTGKVAGGTFGETARIDLGKKGLEYTARLNTKNIQLDPLVSAFFPKGAGTLFGGLNLNLDLAGRGTTKEVIQQALTAKGDILLQNGKLTGTGLASGLATFLDLSELREINFQQAKGQIALNNGNMAVDSTFAGKQVEMFPKGSVGLDGNLDLDLGLRLSPEMYRKVSGGGKLPSLLKDEKGWGRIPLSVAGTLTSPKFALDSSALQAEAEEKAKQKLQKTLQEKLFDRKKGAESETGQPAEQKPAEPAEELLEGVFKGLFGN, from the coding sequence ATGAAGCAGAAAACCAGGAAATACCTCATTATCGCTCTGGGTGTTGTCGTGCTTGCCGTTGTAGCCCTCGGGGTTCTCGCCAGAATGCTGATTACACCGGAAAGGATCAAAACGGCCCTGATCCCCAGGGTCGAAAAAGCATTGAACCGACCCGTTGAAATCGGAGAGGTGGACTTCAGCTTTTTCAGCGGCATCACCCTAAGGGATCTGACCATACGGGAGAGGGCGACAGAAGACGTATTTCTGTCCGCCGGACAGGTTTCCCTTGACTACCAGTTCTGGCCCCTGCTCAAGAAACGGATCATCGTCGACGAAGTTCTTCTCAGGCAGCCGCATATTCGCGTCGAGCGCATGGCTGACGGGACCTTTAACTTCAGTGATCTGCGGCCCGCCGCAGAAGGTTCCGAAATCGAGCCTCCGCCCGTTGAAACCGATCAGGAACAGCAGGACATCGATCTGGTCATCTCGACCGTTCTGCTCCGTGACGGCGTCGTTGAATGGGTGGATCACGCGGCCGGGGAAGACGAGTTCCGGTATCAGTTACAGGAGTTGGATCTGCAGATCTCGGACCTGTCCCTCGTGGAGGAATTCCCCTGGAGGGTGGAGGCTTTGCTTGGGGACGCTCCCCTGGCTCTTTCCGGCAATGCCAATCTTCAGGATAAATCGGTTCGTGCCCAGGTAGCCCTGGCCGGATTCGACGTTCTCCCCTTCAAGCCCTATTTCGGAGAAAAATTCCCCGGACAGCTTCAATCCCTGCTGTTGGACCTGAAGCTGACCTTGGCCGGAACCCCTGAAATCATCACCAGTGAAGGGACCATTCAACTGAAAAATATCGGCATGCAGCTTCAGGCCATGCCGGAGGCGCCGATAAAAAATGCCGAGCTGGTCCTTGGTTATGACCTCAGGCTCAACCTGCCGCAATCGATGGTCGAAATTCCTCAGGGCCGTATCTCCTTCAACGGCCTCCCGCTGACCCTGGCGGGGAGCATCACCGACCTCAAGTCCGCGGCGAAAGTGGATCTGGACCTGACCCTCCCCGATGTGGAGATTCAACAGGCGGTTGCAGCGCTTCCAGCCGGACTGGTCAAGCCCCTGGCAGGGCTCGATCCGGCAGGCACCCTGGGCGCTTCCTTTGAACTCGCCGGACCTCTTGCTGAAGGGATCTGGGAAACGCTGAAGAACGGTGAAATCCGCCTGAAAGATGTCCGGGCCGATCTTGCCGGTCAGCGTGCCGCTTTGAGCGGCTTGCTCCGACTGCAGGGAGATGATCTGACCGGCGAGAATCTGGCTGTCGCCATCGGACCGAACAGGGCAAGATTCGATCTGCAGGCCAGGGATTTTACGCAGAAGCCGATCAATATGACCACTGCACTCACCGCCGAACGGTTCAATATCGATGCCTTGCTGGCGCAGAAGGAGCCCGACGGCTCGAAAAGCGAGACAAAGGGACCGGCCAAAGCGGACACCGGGCCGGGAAAAAAACAGGAAATCGGGCCTTTCGATCTTCCGATCCGGTTGTCCGGAACGGCTGTCATCGATCAGGCCTTGTATAAAGGATTGACCATCCAGCAGCTGCGAAGCCGGTACTACCTTAGGGACAACATCCTGGTGGTGGAGGAACTAACCGGCAAAGTCGCCGGAGGGACCTTCGGTGAAACCGCCCGGATCGATCTCGGCAAGAAAGGGCTGGAATATACCGCCCGGCTGAATACGAAAAATATTCAGCTCGATCCTCTGGTTTCCGCCTTCTTTCCCAAGGGTGCCGGAACCCTGTTCGGAGGATTGAACCTGAATCTCGATCTGGCAGGCCGGGGGACAACCAAGGAAGTGATTCAACAGGCCCTAACGGCAAAAGGGGATATTTTGCTGCAGAACGGAAAACTGACCGGCACCGGCCTGGCTTCGGGACTGGCTACCTTTCTCGATCTGAGTGAGCTCCGGGAGATCAATTTTCAGCAAGCCAAGGGGCAAATAGCCTTGAATAACGGCAACATGGCCGTGGACAGCACCTTTGCCGGAAAGCAGGTGGAAATGTTCCCCAAGGGCTCCGTCGGTCTGGATGGAAACCTGGATCTTGATCTTGGTCTCCGACTTTCCCCCGAGATGTACCGGAAGGTCAGTGGAGGAGGAAAATTGCCTTCTCTGCTGAAGGATGAAAAGGGCTGGGGACGGATTCCGTTGAGTGTGGCGGGTACGCTGACCAGTCCAAAATTCGCCCTGGATAGCAGTGCCTTACAGGCGGAAGCTGAAGAAAAGGCCAAGCAAAAGCTGCAAAAAACCCTTCAGGAGAAACTTTTCGACAGGAAGAAGGGTGCCGAAAGCGAAACCGGTCAGCCGGCTGAACAGAAACCCGCTGAACCAGCCGAAGAACTTTTGGAAGGGGTGTTCAAGGGGCTGTTCGGTAACTGA
- a CDS encoding GYD domain-containing protein — protein sequence MAMFVMLTRLSPDALSSPGSLKSLERQTVDQVRSKCPKVDWVENFAVLGGCDYLDIFQAPDIETAMQVSAIVRSFGHATTEIWPVTQWSRFKELIRGLEEG from the coding sequence ATGGCAATGTTCGTGATGCTGACCCGTCTGTCTCCCGATGCGTTGTCTTCCCCCGGATCATTGAAAAGCCTGGAACGCCAGACCGTCGACCAGGTGCGGAGCAAGTGCCCGAAGGTCGACTGGGTGGAAAATTTTGCCGTTCTCGGCGGCTGTGACTACCTCGATATTTTCCAGGCTCCCGACATCGAAACAGCGATGCAGGTCTCGGCCATAGTCCGCTCTTTCGGACACGCTACCACCGAGATCTGGCCGGTGACCCAATGGAGCCGCTTCAAGGAACTGATCAGGGGGCTGGAAGAGGGCTGA
- the secG gene encoding preprotein translocase subunit SecG, which translates to MTTLLIILHVIVCLALIAIVLLQGGKGADIGATFGAGASQTVFGATGGQSFLGKLTAGAAIIFMLTSLTLAYFYATPGFESIMPREVKQAAPAAEVPAAEQPAAAEPATEEKAE; encoded by the coding sequence ATGACCACCCTGCTGATCATTCTGCACGTTATCGTCTGTCTGGCGCTCATCGCCATCGTTCTCCTTCAGGGCGGAAAGGGCGCCGACATCGGTGCCACCTTCGGCGCAGGAGCCAGCCAGACCGTTTTCGGCGCTACCGGAGGGCAGAGTTTCCTCGGCAAACTCACCGCCGGCGCCGCCATCATCTTCATGCTGACCAGCCTCACTCTGGCCTATTTTTATGCCACGCCCGGTTTCGAAAGCATCATGCCCCGGGAAGTGAAGCAGGCTGCCCCCGCCGCCGAAGTTCCCGCCGCTGAACAACCGGCAGCCGCCGAACCGGCCACTGAAGAGAAGGCAGAATAG
- the tpiA gene encoding triose-phosphate isomerase, with translation MRRPMIAGNWKLHKTIGEALELVNALKSDLGGIEDRDIVLAPVFTALAPVGEALKGSNIDLCAQNCYPEAGGAFTGEVSPALLQDVGCRYIIVGHSERRLIFGEDDAFIGKKVKAVLTANLHPVLCIGETLEEREANRTFLVLETQLKGCLQGIDPSVLPRLILAYEPVWAIGTGKTATGDQAEEAHRFIRQFLAEQYGQDQAQAVRILYGGSVKPDNVDGLMAMPNIDGALVGGASLKAGDFSRIVRFEKV, from the coding sequence ATGCGCAGACCGATGATCGCCGGCAACTGGAAATTGCACAAAACGATCGGCGAAGCCCTCGAACTGGTCAATGCACTGAAATCCGATCTGGGTGGCATTGAAGACCGGGATATCGTTCTTGCTCCAGTCTTCACCGCCCTCGCTCCGGTGGGTGAAGCCCTGAAGGGCAGCAACATCGACCTTTGCGCCCAGAACTGCTACCCGGAAGCCGGCGGCGCCTTTACCGGGGAGGTTTCCCCTGCCCTGCTGCAAGACGTCGGCTGCCGCTATATCATTGTCGGCCATTCCGAACGGCGCCTGATTTTCGGCGAGGATGATGCCTTCATCGGCAAAAAGGTCAAGGCTGTACTGACCGCGAATCTCCACCCTGTTCTCTGCATCGGTGAAACGCTGGAAGAGCGGGAGGCGAACCGTACCTTCCTGGTGCTCGAAACCCAGCTTAAAGGATGTCTGCAGGGCATTGACCCTTCTGTCTTGCCACGACTGATCCTTGCCTATGAACCGGTCTGGGCGATCGGCACCGGCAAAACGGCGACCGGAGACCAGGCGGAGGAGGCTCATCGCTTCATCCGGCAGTTCCTGGCTGAACAGTACGGGCAGGATCAGGCTCAGGCAGTTCGAATTCTGTATGGGGGCAGCGTCAAGCCCGACAACGTCGACGGCCTGATGGCCATGCCCAACATCGACGGAGCCCTGGTGGGGGGCGCCAGTCTCAAAGCGGGCGACTTCAGCCGCATAGTTCGGTTTGAAAAGGTATGA